In the Alteromonas sp. M12 genome, one interval contains:
- the fur gene encoding ferric iron uptake transcriptional regulator, whose translation MDQNKELKKAGLKITLPRLKILEVLQEPANQHISAEDVYKLLIEQGEEIGLATVYRVLNQFDDAGILNRHHFEGGKSVFEISHKQHHDHLVCLKCGKVIEFEDPIIEKRQDEVASQNKMKLTHHSLYLYGECTDGNCDEDM comes from the coding sequence ATGGATCAAAATAAAGAATTAAAAAAAGCAGGGCTAAAAATTACCCTGCCACGACTTAAAATCCTCGAGGTTTTGCAGGAACCTGCGAACCAACATATTAGTGCTGAAGACGTATACAAGTTATTGATTGAGCAAGGTGAAGAAATAGGTTTAGCGACTGTTTACCGTGTTTTGAATCAGTTTGATGATGCGGGAATTTTGAATAGACACCACTTTGAAGGCGGTAAGTCTGTATTTGAAATTAGCCACAAACAACATCATGATCATTTAGTCTGCTTAAAATGCGGCAAAGTAATCGAATTTGAAGATCCGATTATTGAAAAACGTCAAGACGAAGTCGCTAGTCAGAACAAAATGAAGTTAACTCATCACAGCTTGTATCTTTATGGTGAGTGCACCGATGGGAATTGTGACGAAGACATGTAA
- the alr gene encoding alanine racemase, which translates to MSRPTEITIDLNALVANCNYAKSLSPDSQTVAVVKADAYGHDAVEIAKALQQHVSMFAVSSLEEGLELRLQGIKLPILLLEGCFHQEELFIACKQGFSVVMHNQLQLQMLQNLNAEEAVEVWLKVDTGMHRLGFQPENVTAIFSQLKSTKQVNNVVLMTHLSVADEIDNHFTSSQLKKFIACCEQLEGKFSETIYTSIANSAGIKAWPLARGTWNRPGIMLYGVSPFMSNHDMQQQLIPVMTLKSKVIALRNVPQGESVGYGNTWKAEQESVVATIAVGYGDGYPRTAKLGTPVLVNGQRAKLCGRVSMDMITVDVTGLLDIEVDSDVELWGKSLLANEVASWADTIGYELVTRMPKRTRRRIINL; encoded by the coding sequence ATGAGTCGCCCCACCGAAATTACTATTGATTTGAACGCGTTAGTGGCTAATTGTAATTATGCAAAATCACTTTCTCCAGACAGTCAGACTGTCGCTGTAGTTAAAGCAGATGCCTATGGTCATGATGCTGTCGAAATCGCTAAAGCGCTGCAACAGCATGTGTCAATGTTTGCCGTTTCTAGCCTTGAAGAAGGTCTCGAATTGAGGCTGCAGGGCATCAAACTACCGATTCTGTTATTGGAGGGCTGTTTTCACCAAGAAGAACTATTTATTGCGTGTAAACAAGGGTTTAGTGTGGTTATGCATAACCAGTTGCAGTTGCAGATGTTACAAAATTTGAATGCTGAAGAAGCGGTTGAAGTGTGGTTGAAAGTTGATACAGGTATGCATCGGCTTGGATTTCAACCTGAAAATGTAACTGCTATTTTTAGCCAGTTAAAAAGCACTAAGCAGGTTAACAACGTGGTGCTTATGACGCACTTGTCAGTGGCTGATGAAATCGATAACCACTTTACCAGCTCTCAACTAAAGAAATTTATTGCTTGTTGTGAACAATTAGAAGGTAAATTTTCAGAGACAATTTATACCAGCATAGCGAATTCGGCTGGGATAAAAGCATGGCCGTTAGCCAGAGGAACATGGAATCGTCCGGGGATTATGTTGTATGGCGTGTCGCCATTTATGTCTAATCACGATATGCAGCAACAACTAATACCAGTTATGACGTTAAAGTCAAAGGTCATTGCACTGCGAAATGTTCCGCAAGGTGAAAGTGTAGGCTATGGCAACACTTGGAAAGCCGAACAAGAGTCTGTAGTGGCAACAATCGCTGTGGGGTATGGTGATGGTTACCCCCGCACAGCTAAGCTTGGAACACCGGTACTGGTGAACGGTCAAAGGGCTAAGCTGTGTGGCAGAGTGTCTATGGATATGATCACGGTTGATGTTACCGGATTGCTAGATATAGAAGTTGATTCTGACGTTGAATTGTGGGGAAAAAGTTTATTGGCTAACGAAGTTGCAAGCTGGGCAGATACCATTGGTTATGAATTGGTAACGCGGATGCCTAAACGAACTCGTCGCCGAATCATTAACCTATAG
- a CDS encoding aminotransferase class IV, which translates to MTETIVYLNGTFMPQSKAMISPLDRGFLFGDGIYEVIPAYDRKMVGFTPHIARLQTSLSAIGITLDWSVDKWRTVLNELLEHNSGDSLAVYIQVSRGVSPKRQHGFPDNVKPTMFMMCYAIKPPVNYDDSDNKGLALVSQQDLRWRQCHIKSTSLLGNVLHYQSSQDHKVDECLLYNENKQITEASSCNVFVVKDKQIFTPPLDSQLLPGITRAIVLDLLTTQTNYQVFEQNISLQQARSADEIWLTSSTKNIAPAVSLDGEAIADGKIGEIYKELNLLFNKFKYDY; encoded by the coding sequence ATGACGGAAACAATTGTATACCTAAACGGTACTTTTATGCCTCAAAGCAAGGCAATGATATCTCCATTAGATCGTGGATTTTTGTTTGGTGATGGGATTTACGAAGTCATACCTGCTTACGATCGCAAAATGGTCGGTTTCACTCCGCACATTGCACGTTTGCAAACGAGTTTATCCGCTATTGGCATTACACTAGATTGGTCTGTCGACAAGTGGCGTACAGTACTGAATGAATTATTGGAGCACAATAGTGGAGATAGCCTAGCGGTTTATATCCAAGTGAGTCGTGGTGTCAGTCCAAAACGTCAGCATGGATTCCCAGATAATGTTAAGCCCACAATGTTTATGATGTGTTATGCCATAAAACCACCGGTTAACTATGATGATTCTGATAACAAAGGATTAGCCTTAGTCAGTCAACAGGATCTGCGTTGGCGTCAATGTCATATTAAGTCTACGTCTCTACTGGGTAACGTTTTGCATTATCAAAGTAGTCAAGATCATAAAGTAGATGAATGTTTACTTTACAATGAAAATAAGCAGATTACTGAAGCATCCTCATGTAATGTTTTTGTGGTGAAAGACAAACAAATTTTCACTCCGCCGTTAGACTCTCAATTATTACCCGGCATTACTCGCGCGATCGTACTAGATTTATTAACCACTCAAACTAACTACCAAGTTTTTGAGCAGAATATTAGTCTACAACAAGCCCGTTCAGCTGATGAAATATGGTTAACCAGCTCGACCAAAAATATCGCTCCAGCAGTGAGTTTAGATGGTGAAGCAATAGCAGATGGAAAAATTGGTGAAATATACAAAGAACTAAACCTGTTATTTAATAAATTTAAATACGATTACTGA